Genomic DNA from bacterium:
TGATGAAGTCGCCCTCGTTCTCGCGGTCCTCGTCGTCGACGACGATGATCATCTCGCCGCGCCTGAGGGCCGCGAGCGCCTCGGGAATCGTGTTCACCGCGCCGGGCGCGGCCGGTCGCTTCGCATCGCTCATGTCAGTCCCCTGTCCGCTTGCGCGACCGCGGGCGCCAGGCGCCCTTGGCCAGCAGCTGGTCCATGGTCAGGCCGGACGCCCCGGCCGCGGCGGCGGTCCCGGCGTCGGCCGCGCCGGGGTCCAGGCGCGGCAGCAGGGTCATGTCCCCGGTGCGCACCGCCTTGACCAGCACGTCCATCTCGAGATTCACGTGGTCGCCCACCCGCAGCTCGCCGAAGCGGGTCTCCTGCAGGGTGTGCGGGATCAGGTTCACGGTGAAGCCGGTCGTGAACGGCCCCTCGTCGACCGTCAGGCTCACGCCGTCGACGCCGACCGAGCCCTTGGGCGTCAGGAAGCGGCGCTGGGCGGCGTCCGCCGCCACCGTCACGGCAAGGCCACCGCCGCTGCGGCGCAGCCCCGTCACGCGACCGACCCCGTCCACGTGCCCCTGCATCAGGTGCCCGTCGAGGGCGTCGCCCACGCGCAGGGCCGGCTCGAGGTGCAGCCGACGGCCGCGGCGCCACGTGCCCAGGGTGGTCAGGCGCCGGGTCTCCCCCACCGCCGCGACCGAGAAGCTCCGGCCGCGCACCCGTGTCACCGTCAGGCAGATGCCGTCGACCGCCACGCTGTCGCCCACCGCCAACCGCTCCGCGGTCAGGGGCGCGGTGATGTCCAGGCGCACGGCGCCGCCGGCGGGGCTCGTGCCGCCGAGGGTGCCGATTTCGCGGATCAGGCCGGTGAACATCCGTCTCCTCCTACAGGGTGACCCGCGCCAGCACGGCGGCGAAGTCCCGACGGTCGTGGATGGTGAGCAGGTCCGGACCCAGCCGGGTCGTCGACGTCAGGCGGAACGACCGGTCGACGGCGCCCGCGGGGAGGAAGCCGTCCGGCCAGCCCACGCCGCCGCCGAGCACCACGGGGGCCTGGTAGCGCAGCCAGCGGTCGACGACGCCGGCGCGCAGGAAGGCGGCCGCCAGCCGCGCGCCGCCCTCGACCATGATCGCCAGGAAACCGGCCGCGCCCGCCCGGGCGACCAGGTCGGCGGGGTCGACCCGCCCGGCGGACTCGCGGCAGAAGATCACGCGGCCGCCGTCGGCCTCGATGCGCGCGCGGGCCGCGCTCTCGCGCGCGGTCTCGCCGGCGAAGACGACGTACTCGTCGCGCGCGAAGCCCCCCGCCCAGCTCAGGTCGGTGTCGACGTAGGCGGCGACCGGATCCTCGTTCGGCACGTCGGACTCGGCGGCGGCCAGGCGCCCGTCGAGGCGCGGCCGGTCGGCGGCCACGGTCTCCTCGCCGACCACGACCAGGTCGACGCGGCGGCGCCGGCGGTGCACGTCGTGGCGCGCCACCTCGCCCGTGAGGTAGAACGGCGCGTCCGACTCGCGCAGGACCGCATCCGGCGCGAACCACCCGTCGAGGCTGTGCGCCGTCTTGAGCTCGACGTAGGGCCGGGCGAAGTTGTCGGTCGTCACGAAGGGCCAGACCAGGTCGAGGGCCGCGGCGGCGCGCAGGCCGCAGTCGACCCTGATGCCGCGGTCGCGCAGGTGGCGGCAGCCGCCGCCGATGACGGCCGGGTTGGGGTCGCGCATGGCCACCACGACCCGCGTGACGCCGCTGGCGGCGACGGCCGGCGCGCAGGGCGGGGTCCGCCCCTGGTGGTTGCACGGTTCTAGGGTGACGTAGAGCGTGGCGCCGCGGGCCCGGTCGCCGGCCTCGGCCAGGGCGATCGGCTCGGCGTGGGGCGTGCCGGCCCCCTCGTGGGCGCCCCGACCGACGACCACGCCGTCCCGCACGACCACCGCCCCCACCGGCGGGTTGGGCCAGGTGCGGCTCGCGGCCCCACGCGCCAGGGCGAGGGCCTCGTCCATCCAGCGTCCGTCGCCGGACGCGTCCGGGGCGGGTCGTTCGCGGGGGGTTTCGGGTGTCGCGGCCATCGTCCCTGCTCCCGCGCCGCCGGGCGGCGGCATCTTGGCTGAAAACGGGGATTCGATGGGAGACGGAGGGACGCGCGCGACGGCCCCACGCATGCGGAAACCGCTGCATGGCGCACCAGGCAGGACCCAACTTCTCTCATCCAGACTTTCACTGTCGGCCCCGGATTTCCACCGGGTCAGCCCCGTCGCCTCCCGGAAGAGGTGTTTGACGGGGGTCGCGGGCTCTCACCGCCGGTGGGGAATTGCACCCCGCCCCGAAGTTGTCGTCGTATGGCGTTGTCGGGAAAAAAGGTAGACCACGTGGGCGTCGGCGTCAAGCCGACGGGCTTCCTGGCCCGGAAACGGCCCGAATCAGGGTTAAAGTCCCCGCCCCCCCGCGTCGATAACCCCCGTAGGTATTTCGAAACCGCTCCGGTTTCCCAGGCCAGAGACCTGGCCCGTCACCAACACAGGAAGGTTGATCCCGTGAAAAGGCTCATGCTGACTGCGGCCACTCTCGCCGCCCTGACGATCCTGATGCCCGCGGCCACGATGGCCCAGCACCTGAACCAGGTCGGCATCTACACCGACATGGTCGGCACCCCGGCCGCCGCCAACTACGACGCGACGCCGAACACCCCGTTCGACGTGTACCTGGTCCTGACCAACCCGACCAACTTCACGTTCAACGGCGGCACCGGCACCGAGGTCGCCGTGACCGACATCGCCGGCTTCGAGGCCAAGATCACCTGGCCCGACAGCCCGGCCTTCTTCAAGACCGCCGAGGCCTTCCCGGCCCAGGCCATCGACGCGGCCAGCGAGGCCGACGAGTACGCCATGGGCTTCGCCACGAACGTGCCCGTCAGCGGCGGCGCGGTCGTCCTGGCGACGTTCACCCTCCTGGTGACCACCACCGATCCGTTCCAGGTCTTCCTGAGCAACATCCGCTTCGACTCGATCGACGGCGAGATGGCGTTCGTGGATGCCAACGATCCGAACTCCACCGACTGGCAGGACGGCAACCTGGCCCCCATGTGGGGTTCCACG
This window encodes:
- a CDS encoding riboflavin synthase, which encodes MFTGLIREIGTLGGTSPAGGAVRLDITAPLTAERLAVGDSVAVDGICLTVTRVRGRSFSVAAVGETRRLTTLGTWRRGRRLHLEPALRVGDALDGHLMQGHVDGVGRVTGLRRSGGGLAVTVAADAAQRRFLTPKGSVGVDGVSLTVDEGPFTTGFTVNLIPHTLQETRFGELRVGDHVNLEMDVLVKAVRTGDMTLLPRLDPGAADAGTAAAAGASGLTMDQLLAKGAWRPRSRKRTGD
- the ribD gene encoding bifunctional diaminohydroxyphosphoribosylaminopyrimidine deaminase/5-amino-6-(5-phosphoribosylamino)uracil reductase RibD, coding for MAATPETPRERPAPDASGDGRWMDEALALARGAASRTWPNPPVGAVVVRDGVVVGRGAHEGAGTPHAEPIALAEAGDRARGATLYVTLEPCNHQGRTPPCAPAVAASGVTRVVVAMRDPNPAVIGGGCRHLRDRGIRVDCGLRAAAALDLVWPFVTTDNFARPYVELKTAHSLDGWFAPDAVLRESDAPFYLTGEVARHDVHRRRRRVDLVVVGEETVAADRPRLDGRLAAAESDVPNEDPVAAYVDTDLSWAGGFARDEYVVFAGETARESAARARIEADGGRVIFCRESAGRVDPADLVARAGAAGFLAIMVEGGARLAAAFLRAGVVDRWLRYQAPVVLGGGVGWPDGFLPAGAVDRSFRLTSTTRLGPDLLTIHDRRDFAAVLARVTL